Proteins found in one Chloracidobacterium sp. genomic segment:
- a CDS encoding PD40 domain-containing protein — translation MARNSVSRFRSNLTIIFAVALFCILGIAASRSEMASGGAFAASARSGSSDTTKPLSPRPTINGQRGSQQLAPLADRSTIVFGSGSDTVALLSITNVGTQNDVTLLTYTHERDPVFSPDGNKVAFFSYRDGEGGSGIHQIYSMNPNGMDQTRLTNMAGYKESMIYSPDSSKIAFINDADLWSMNADGSGAATILDKDNTISDPQYSPDGNTIIFIYDNHLWRVDPDGLNASQIVSQNYIYHARFSPDGTKIIYSSSDSDIYTMNANGTGEQMIIDHVEVSYSLQDPKYSPDGTKILMQCSNGEANICTADSDGQNFAALGGSVLDRANPAWSPDSSEIAFIARDSADNTSGVYVATIGGQPARIYGEGPGSQLNYLVWQPECPGTVPTPTPTPTPSGTPIPGLISEWNANGLNANDSQGLNNGQFVHNAALIDPGKRGLGFYFYDDGSDTDGGYIEIPDSISLDVQTGDYTLSTWFESNQAAEHYVAGKGACNGSGSNFYIGVDSSFVPFIDISHENGGSRASNDAFTLSQNVWHNLILIKEGTSFKLYVDGVLALNHTETGTMGVNDQPFTIGKGIGCIAPQLTTKGGVDEVLLFGRALNATELDAIYNGYYPPAGPTPTPTPTNGGLVGFWRANGNANDSSGGNNGSLEGNTAYATGHEGQAFDFDGNGDRVRVLDGGSDVLDVQTGDFTVAAWVYIRSSGEHFIAGKDSGDGSYSLKVIGQQLNFCLFNNGGGSCINTGADVTQNVWHHVAGVRSNGQIRVFVDGTERSSTDFTDTLPAISTDFTIGSPVYTTSPQPDTNGLIDDVRLYNRGLDGTEMIAIYNDSGFAPRVFGAKSVGGVMPIAGGPACQAPADPAVELRVNWPHPVAAGRTASINIHLKDDASAGGTTVALAYPNSGIVDGPPSVTILQGHDQVNFDVTTTMSSEYRVGDVIATLGTETARVTVTVEPAAPDVAVSNFVAPPTVAILQNFTASWRVTNNGQIATDDYRTDTLYISTDNVLFNSPNDVVVGRKYENGAVIAPGAFRDVTFEQANIPAAAIPTDGTYYLFVLVGDAGTVRERNGNGNDNYSSVPITVNRNLPDLVAQNIVAPTEIEPNVLYTISWDVKNAGSVAINSGSNHTPYFSYDDVIGNADDVPLTYRRLGAIGINETQSFSQQFILPTVPARSSGDGKFYVKVDTANEIYEDFPTGPAELNNTTWIPVRYEYRVADLQVVSVTPPAEVESDTVFALNWTTQNTGSKTAQSMAERVYFSTDNVVSGNDVLLDTFTLEQTLEPGQSVNRSQNVSIPTNAITATGNYFIYVVTDVFNVVNEGANDGNNTTFSPLRVRRLLRPDLQVTNITAPATAFFDQEVQVQFTVTNTGSGPTNATGWTDELYLAVNQTLNGANVLTRAQNVSSLNPGESYVTSLTVRIPRSLQGSFYFLVQTDRNSDGGQEVNEENENNNISTRPLTVSVPPVPDLRASNVQAPIEAFGGQSMLVNWTVTNNGDGATPPATPTWNDVVYLSKDQTLDGADRYVGLRPHTGVLAVNASYTVSGFSLNLPPDVFGDYYVFVVADGQTQVFEFTNEGNNSDYDRVGDGSPLHVVGAPPDFTIVDPLSAPTNANAGGTFNVNYTVRNQGAFDAVGPWFDAVFLSPTPQFDVTTAIFLGNTYHNGLVAGQQYGVSQSVTIPNCLDGTYYLIARADTNGSIFEWDPNIDAELNNFSAAKQITISNFAPDLRVKEMTIPPVVIDGVTPINWTVRNYGTAATLQTSWVDRVFIYDGSQFRVLGDFPHTGALAVDGEYFQNQIVYLPHNIEGSVQIFVQTDAYGNVPECSLDDNNTDARLTDAQGNFPDLSITSANNPSSAQLGSTVSVSWNGINTGDAMQSATSWADRVYISSDQTLGPGDTSVGSQVFNTQLGANGIYNGSSQITIPNLPAGGYYLIFQADAGNNIEEGTRENNNSLALPITLTLPNIDLLPTTPTVAPVLYSGQFADVSWTVNNVGANATVSTQWYDHIVLSRDLIIDQNDRILDRVLHSGSLAGGAGYSVTRSVRIPEGLTGEYKILVIADRNNYVVESNENNNISPPATVDLQLPPPAELNITHIAPPVSVGLGESAIFEWTVQNSSANAASGVWQDSVYFSADATWDSSDTFIGARQHNVSVAPFGTYTETLESVIPPIETGSYYVIVRTDARNTIRESNEGNNVSSSVSQTAVTIPTLTLGNVLNTSLATGQERFYSIFNVPADETMLVTLTGEAGSSNELYTRFNNMVSRANYEIQGTRQGEPDQENLVGNTFPGKYNTMIRGDYVPNSFAEQLKVADTRKAKADQLAQQVALKAELLPFGIRRVSPGTAGNNGYSMISVEGAKFQPGASIKLVNIADSTVIVPMQTFDISSINTAGLFNLNGAEPGNYNVVLTNPNSQTSTWSQNFVITKGGGESLRTEITGPGEVRGNFYTRYTISVSNEGKNDAITVPIIVRLSAAAMNYRLSTANYYEFAPADDTVDPNTVHADRNGERILALFAPIVRAGETVNIGIDVSFANRGTITAEALGGVFDPALASVPLDQLIASASGRDVLKCWTNLAFNTLLAALSEIFPIKCAAGIAKVIGAAFLGDAITSAAGGARTGDFVSWSTLWGLAAKAMRAAEECAFEGLKYFPLAKIASIIFDIYQLLALGAECLKLTAEYVLPVHTNLPNDPNDKVGPYGYGPEKFVPIGKPLPYRINFENKSSATAPAHRIRTVDQLPATLDPRTVRLTEIGFKQYRIVIPPNRSFYQTRMQLGPDLDNLQADITAGVNVATGAVTLTMIAIDPATGEEPIDPGRGLLPPNNATNDGQGYLAFTVIPTANQLTRTDIANTATIYFDDNEPLVTNTTTNLIDADIPVSQFAALPATGGDPSFPINWSGSDDGNGSGLKGFDVFASESGGAFLPFISDSTSTSGVFNGRYGRTYQFYSVASDNAGNYESAPVTPDATIRILGSAVESDVAGYPTGDNDGLVNDSDVSQVRRFAAKLDQANTFNDFQAADSSPSADGGNGSLSVGDVMQSRRFALGLDPLQDYQGPISSGTLTGKPITGSSNGLLPRGITPYTVSRIGNKLTVAISLEAQGDETGVGFTLNYNTSDLANPQNISLGEDAAGAVLTANTGQAGKVGLIIDKLPSQPFSAGGKYIAKIEFDVISANATTMISFGDDPVAGEIVNGGAFALASTFSDATITMLGPTAAGVSVAGTVKTAGGRPIGNTVIFLADDLGVKRRAITNPFGQYRFDDVEAGRSYVIGAKHKTFHFANASYVITVTDAIGNADFVAQE, via the coding sequence ATGGCCAGAAATTCAGTTAGCCGTTTTCGTTCAAATCTGACGATCATATTTGCCGTTGCACTGTTTTGCATCCTGGGAATTGCCGCGTCGCGTTCCGAGATGGCGAGTGGCGGAGCATTCGCCGCATCGGCACGTTCAGGTTCGTCAGACACCACGAAACCGCTATCGCCGCGCCCGACGATCAATGGCCAAAGAGGCTCACAACAGCTTGCTCCACTCGCCGACAGGTCCACGATCGTGTTTGGTTCGGGCTCGGACACGGTGGCACTTTTATCGATCACGAATGTTGGTACACAAAATGATGTGACGCTTCTAACCTATACCCACGAACGTGATCCCGTATTTTCGCCCGATGGAAACAAGGTTGCGTTCTTCAGCTATCGGGATGGCGAGGGCGGTTCCGGAATCCATCAGATCTATTCGATGAACCCAAACGGGATGGATCAAACGCGTTTGACCAACATGGCGGGCTACAAGGAATCTATGATTTACTCGCCGGATTCATCAAAGATCGCCTTTATCAACGACGCAGATCTGTGGTCGATGAATGCAGACGGTAGCGGTGCGGCGACGATCCTCGACAAAGATAACACTATCTCGGATCCCCAGTATTCGCCGGATGGCAACACAATCATTTTTATCTACGATAATCATCTCTGGCGGGTCGATCCTGATGGTTTGAATGCGTCCCAGATTGTGAGCCAGAACTATATCTACCACGCCCGCTTTTCGCCTGACGGCACAAAGATCATTTATTCCTCTTCGGATTCGGACATTTATACGATGAATGCAAATGGCACCGGCGAGCAAATGATCATCGATCACGTAGAAGTAAGTTATAGTCTTCAAGATCCTAAATATTCACCTGACGGCACTAAGATCCTGATGCAATGCAGCAATGGAGAAGCCAATATCTGCACGGCGGACAGTGACGGCCAAAATTTTGCTGCGCTCGGCGGATCCGTTCTTGATAGGGCTAACCCCGCGTGGAGTCCTGACAGCTCAGAGATCGCATTTATTGCTCGTGATAGCGCCGACAATACCTCCGGTGTGTATGTGGCAACGATCGGCGGACAACCGGCGAGAATCTACGGCGAAGGCCCGGGATCACAGTTGAACTATCTCGTATGGCAGCCCGAATGTCCCGGTACTGTTCCGACGCCAACCCCTACACCAACCCCAAGTGGGACGCCGATACCGGGCCTTATTTCTGAGTGGAATGCAAACGGCCTTAATGCCAACGACTCGCAAGGACTGAACAACGGCCAGTTCGTACACAACGCCGCGTTGATCGACCCGGGAAAACGCGGACTTGGATTTTATTTTTATGACGATGGCAGTGACACAGATGGCGGATATATAGAGATTCCTGACAGCATTTCGCTGGATGTCCAGACCGGCGATTATACGCTCTCGACGTGGTTTGAATCGAACCAGGCCGCCGAGCACTACGTCGCCGGAAAAGGAGCTTGTAATGGAAGCGGATCAAATTTCTACATCGGGGTCGACTCGAGTTTCGTTCCGTTCATCGATATAAGCCACGAAAACGGTGGTTCGCGTGCAAGCAACGACGCGTTCACGCTCTCGCAGAACGTCTGGCACAATTTGATACTCATAAAGGAAGGCACGTCGTTCAAGCTCTATGTCGACGGGGTCTTAGCATTAAACCACACCGAAACGGGAACTATGGGCGTAAACGATCAGCCGTTTACCATCGGAAAGGGAATCGGTTGCATCGCTCCTCAATTGACGACGAAAGGCGGCGTGGACGAAGTCCTGTTGTTTGGCAGAGCGTTGAACGCGACAGAACTCGACGCGATCTACAACGGCTATTATCCTCCCGCCGGGCCGACGCCGACGCCGACGCCTACCAATGGTGGTCTGGTGGGGTTCTGGCGTGCCAATGGCAACGCAAATGATTCGTCAGGGGGCAACAACGGCTCGCTCGAAGGTAACACGGCATACGCAACCGGACACGAAGGGCAGGCGTTCGACTTTGACGGCAATGGGGACCGAGTCCGTGTCCTTGACGGCGGGTCAGACGTGTTGGACGTCCAAACCGGCGATTTCACAGTTGCGGCATGGGTCTATATCCGGTCAAGCGGTGAGCACTTCATCGCTGGAAAGGACTCGGGCGACGGGTCATATTCGCTCAAGGTAATTGGCCAGCAGTTAAACTTTTGCCTTTTCAATAACGGCGGCGGATCGTGCATCAATACGGGCGCCGACGTCACACAAAACGTATGGCACCATGTTGCGGGGGTACGCTCAAATGGCCAGATCAGAGTTTTTGTCGACGGCACCGAGCGCTCAAGTACAGATTTCACTGACACGCTGCCTGCCATTTCGACCGATTTCACGATCGGTTCGCCGGTATATACCACATCGCCTCAACCGGATACGAACGGCCTGATCGACGACGTGCGTTTATATAACCGCGGACTCGACGGTACGGAAATGATCGCGATATACAACGATTCCGGATTTGCGCCGCGCGTATTCGGGGCGAAGAGTGTCGGAGGCGTTATGCCCATCGCAGGGGGGCCGGCTTGCCAGGCTCCGGCCGATCCGGCAGTAGAGCTCAGGGTCAATTGGCCGCATCCTGTTGCGGCCGGCAGGACGGCCAGCATCAATATTCACTTAAAGGACGATGCTTCCGCAGGCGGGACGACCGTGGCCCTCGCTTATCCAAACAGCGGGATCGTTGACGGCCCACCGAGCGTTACGATCCTGCAAGGCCACGATCAAGTCAATTTTGACGTTACTACAACGATGTCTTCGGAGTATCGAGTAGGAGATGTCATTGCGACACTAGGCACCGAAACTGCCCGCGTCACGGTTACTGTTGAGCCCGCGGCCCCCGACGTCGCGGTGTCAAACTTTGTCGCACCGCCCACGGTTGCCATTCTGCAAAATTTCACGGCTTCCTGGCGAGTGACAAACAACGGCCAGATTGCGACGGACGATTATCGGACAGACACGCTTTACATTTCGACAGACAACGTATTGTTCAATAGCCCGAACGATGTGGTCGTTGGCCGTAAGTACGAGAACGGTGCCGTGATCGCTCCGGGTGCGTTTCGTGATGTGACATTCGAACAGGCAAATATCCCTGCCGCAGCGATACCGACGGACGGGACATATTATTTGTTTGTGCTTGTCGGCGACGCCGGAACTGTACGGGAGCGAAACGGAAATGGCAATGATAACTACTCCTCCGTACCGATCACGGTAAATCGAAATCTCCCCGATCTGGTCGCTCAAAATATTGTCGCACCGACCGAGATCGAGCCGAATGTTTTATACACCATAAGTTGGGACGTTAAGAATGCGGGCAGTGTCGCAATAAACTCGGGATCAAATCACACGCCTTATTTTTCTTATGATGACGTGATCGGCAACGCTGACGATGTGCCGCTCACATATCGCAGGCTCGGAGCGATCGGGATAAATGAGACGCAATCATTTTCGCAACAGTTCATTTTGCCAACGGTTCCGGCCAGATCGTCGGGCGACGGCAAGTTTTACGTAAAGGTGGATACCGCAAACGAGATCTACGAAGATTTTCCAACCGGTCCGGCCGAATTGAATAACACCACTTGGATACCTGTACGATACGAATATCGCGTAGCTGACTTGCAGGTAGTATCGGTGACACCGCCGGCCGAGGTTGAGAGTGACACCGTGTTTGCGTTAAATTGGACCACCCAAAATACCGGCTCAAAAACGGCCCAGTCAATGGCCGAAAGGGTATATTTTTCGACCGACAATGTCGTTAGTGGGAATGACGTATTGCTCGATACTTTTACACTCGAGCAGACACTCGAACCGGGACAATCCGTCAATCGCAGCCAAAATGTGTCGATCCCGACGAATGCAATCACAGCAACGGGCAACTATTTCATCTATGTAGTTACGGATGTTTTCAATGTCGTGAACGAAGGTGCAAACGATGGCAACAACACGACATTCAGCCCGTTGCGTGTTCGCCGTTTGCTCAGGCCGGATCTGCAGGTAACCAATATTACGGCCCCCGCCACTGCGTTCTTTGACCAAGAGGTACAGGTGCAGTTTACGGTCACAAATACGGGTTCCGGCCCGACAAATGCGACCGGTTGGACCGACGAACTTTACCTTGCAGTAAATCAAACGCTAAACGGAGCCAATGTTCTGACGCGTGCGCAGAATGTAAGCTCGTTAAATCCGGGCGAAAGCTATGTGACTTCGCTTACGGTACGTATTCCACGTAGTCTGCAGGGCTCTTTCTATTTCTTGGTGCAAACAGATCGAAACTCTGACGGTGGGCAGGAAGTAAACGAAGAGAATGAAAATAACAATATTTCCACTCGCCCTCTTACCGTGAGCGTCCCGCCTGTGCCGGACCTCCGGGCGTCAAATGTACAGGCTCCGATCGAAGCGTTCGGCGGACAGTCGATGCTGGTGAATTGGACCGTAACCAATAACGGCGACGGGGCCACGCCGCCCGCCACGCCTACTTGGAACGATGTCGTATATCTATCGAAAGATCAGACTCTCGACGGCGCCGACCGTTACGTAGGCCTTCGTCCGCACACCGGAGTCCTTGCAGTTAACGCGAGCTATACCGTTTCCGGATTTTCATTGAATCTGCCGCCGGACGTGTTCGGCGACTACTACGTATTTGTTGTCGCTGACGGTCAGACTCAAGTATTTGAATTCACCAACGAAGGCAACAATTCTGATTACGACCGCGTTGGCGATGGTTCGCCGCTTCACGTGGTCGGTGCTCCGCCCGATTTCACCATAGTTGATCCGCTTTCTGCCCCAACGAATGCGAACGCGGGCGGAACGTTCAATGTGAACTACACGGTACGAAACCAAGGTGCATTCGACGCAGTCGGACCGTGGTTTGACGCGGTATTTCTCTCACCAACTCCGCAATTTGATGTGACGACCGCCATATTTCTCGGTAATACTTACCACAATGGTCTTGTGGCGGGTCAGCAGTACGGCGTAAGTCAATCAGTGACGATCCCGAATTGTCTCGACGGCACATATTATCTGATCGCAAGGGCAGATACGAACGGCAGCATTTTCGAGTGGGACCCGAACATCGATGCTGAGCTGAATAATTTCAGTGCCGCAAAGCAGATCACGATCAGTAATTTTGCACCCGACCTGAGGGTGAAAGAGATGACTATACCGCCCGTCGTGATCGACGGCGTGACTCCGATCAATTGGACAGTAAGGAATTACGGCACTGCGGCAACTTTGCAAACATCCTGGGTCGACCGAGTCTTTATCTATGACGGCAGTCAGTTTCGCGTGCTTGGTGACTTTCCGCATACCGGCGCATTGGCCGTGGATGGTGAGTATTTCCAAAACCAGATAGTGTATTTGCCCCATAATATCGAGGGTAGCGTTCAGATATTCGTTCAGACGGATGCGTATGGCAACGTGCCTGAATGTAGTCTGGATGACAATAACACTGACGCGCGATTGACCGATGCACAGGGCAATTTTCCGGATCTTTCGATCACTTCGGCAAATAACCCGTCGTCTGCCCAACTTGGTTCCACGGTGAGTGTTTCGTGGAACGGCATCAACACGGGTGACGCGATGCAATCGGCTACTTCTTGGGCCGATCGGGTCTACATTTCGAGCGATCAAACGCTTGGGCCAGGGGATACATCGGTTGGCAGTCAAGTCTTTAATACGCAGTTAGGGGCAAATGGGATCTACAACGGATCGAGCCAGATCACGATACCGAATCTGCCGGCCGGGGGCTACTATCTGATCTTCCAAGCCGATGCCGGCAACAATATCGAAGAGGGAACACGCGAAAATAACAATTCACTGGCTCTCCCGATAACTCTGACACTGCCGAATATCGATCTGCTTCCGACCACGCCAACGGTGGCACCGGTCCTCTATTCGGGACAATTTGCTGATGTTTCTTGGACCGTCAACAATGTGGGGGCTAACGCAACCGTTTCGACCCAATGGTATGACCATATTGTGCTCTCGCGCGACCTGATTATCGATCAGAACGACCGGATCCTTGATCGGGTCTTGCACAGCGGATCATTGGCTGGCGGCGCGGGCTATTCAGTCACGCGATCTGTCCGGATCCCGGAAGGGTTGACAGGTGAATATAAGATCCTGGTCATTGCCGATCGAAATAACTATGTAGTCGAGTCGAACGAAAATAACAACATCAGTCCGCCCGCGACCGTTGATCTACAGTTGCCGCCGCCGGCGGAATTAAATATTACGCACATTGCACCACCTGTTTCGGTCGGGCTGGGTGAGAGTGCGATATTTGAATGGACAGTTCAAAATTCCAGTGCCAACGCCGCGAGCGGTGTATGGCAGGATTCGGTTTATTTCTCTGCCGACGCAACTTGGGACAGCAGTGATACGTTTATCGGTGCCCGCCAACACAACGTGAGCGTTGCACCCTTCGGAACCTATACTGAAACTTTGGAAAGCGTAATTCCGCCTATCGAGACCGGATCGTATTATGTGATCGTGCGAACCGATGCTCGCAACACCATCCGCGAATCTAATGAGGGTAACAACGTTTCGAGTTCGGTGTCGCAAACAGCGGTCACCATACCGACATTGACATTGGGTAATGTCCTTAATACATCGCTTGCGACGGGACAGGAGCGATTCTACAGCATCTTTAACGTGCCCGCAGACGAAACTATGCTGGTAACGTTAACCGGCGAGGCCGGTTCAAGCAACGAGCTCTATACGCGATTTAACAATATGGTCTCGCGTGCCAATTACGAGATTCAAGGCACACGACAAGGTGAACCGGATCAGGAAAATCTGGTCGGAAACACGTTTCCCGGCAAATACAACACGATGATCCGCGGAGACTATGTTCCAAATTCGTTCGCTGAACAGTTGAAAGTCGCGGATACACGAAAGGCCAAAGCAGACCAACTTGCTCAACAGGTCGCCTTAAAGGCGGAACTGCTGCCATTTGGAATACGGCGTGTATCGCCCGGAACTGCGGGGAACAATGGCTACTCGATGATCTCGGTCGAGGGAGCAAAATTCCAGCCCGGAGCGTCGATCAAACTGGTAAATATCGCGGATTCGACCGTGATAGTCCCGATGCAGACGTTTGATATCAGTTCAATAAATACCGCCGGCCTATTTAACCTCAATGGTGCCGAGCCCGGTAACTATAATGTTGTACTGACTAATCCAAATAGCCAAACCTCGACGTGGTCACAAAACTTTGTTATCACGAAGGGCGGAGGCGAGAGCCTCAGGACCGAGATAACGGGCCCCGGCGAAGTGCGCGGTAATTTCTATACACGTTATACGATCTCGGTTTCAAATGAGGGCAAAAACGACGCGATCACTGTGCCGATCATTGTTCGCCTTTCGGCGGCAGCGATGAATTATCGGCTTTCGACGGCAAACTATTATGAGTTTGCCCCGGCCGACGACACCGTAGATCCGAATACCGTTCACGCCGATAGAAACGGCGAAAGAATACTTGCCCTATTTGCTCCGATCGTTCGAGCAGGCGAGACCGTAAATATTGGGATCGACGTCTCATTCGCCAATCGCGGTACGATCACGGCCGAGGCACTCGGCGGAGTCTTTGATCCGGCACTCGCCTCGGTGCCTCTCGATCAACTCATTGCGTCAGCGTCCGGTCGAGATGTTTTGAAATGCTGGACCAACCTTGCGTTTAATACGCTCCTTGCTGCTCTCAGCGAGATATTTCCGATCAAATGTGCGGCGGGCATCGCTAAAGTGATCGGAGCGGCGTTTCTGGGTGATGCGATCACGTCTGCAGCCGGTGGTGCAAGGACCGGAGACTTTGTGTCATGGTCAACGCTTTGGGGCTTGGCCGCAAAGGCCATGAGGGCAGCGGAGGAATGTGCATTCGAGGGGCTGAAATATTTTCCGCTTGCGAAAATAGCATCGATAATATTTGATATTTATCAGCTGTTGGCACTTGGGGCCGAATGTCTTAAGCTGACCGCTGAATACGTGTTACCAGTCCATACTAATTTGCCGAATGATCCGAATGACAAGGTCGGGCCATATGGCTACGGACCGGAGAAATTCGTGCCCATAGGGAAGCCTCTGCCCTACAGAATTAATTTTGAGAACAAATCGAGTGCGACCGCGCCTGCCCATCGAATACGGACGGTCGATCAGTTGCCCGCGACGCTCGACCCACGGACCGTAAGGTTGACAGAGATCGGATTTAAGCAATATCGCATAGTAATTCCGCCAAACCGTTCGTTCTATCAAACGCGAATGCAGCTCGGCCCGGACCTCGATAATTTGCAGGCTGACATCACTGCCGGAGTGAATGTGGCGACGGGTGCCGTCACCTTGACAATGATAGCGATCGATCCGGCCACCGGAGAGGAACCGATAGATCCGGGCCGCGGTCTCTTGCCGCCCAACAACGCTACCAACGATGGCCAGGGCTACCTCGCGTTTACGGTCATACCGACGGCAAACCAACTGACGCGGACCGATATTGCCAATACGGCGACCATCTATTTTGATGATAATGAGCCTTTGGTCACCAATACCACTACAAATCTGATCGATGCCGATATTCCCGTCAGTCAGTTTGCCGCATTACCGGCGACCGGTGGCGATCCAAGTTTCCCAATAAATTGGTCGGGAAGTGATGATGGAAATGGCTCAGGACTCAAGGGTTTTGACGTATTTGCGTCAGAAAGCGGCGGCGCGTTTTTACCGTTTATCTCTGACAGCACTTCGACAAGCGGTGTATTCAACGGGCGATATGGCCGAACTTACCAATTCTATTCGGTTGCAAGTGACAATGCCGGCAACTATGAATCGGCACCGGTAACTCCGGACGCGACGATACGGATCTTAGGCAGTGCCGTTGAGAGCGACGTCGCGGGCTATCCGACCGGTGACAATGACGGTCTCGTCAACGATAGCGACGTCAGCCAAGTTCGGCGGTTTGCAGCAAAATTGGATCAGGCGAACACGTTCAATGATTTTCAGGCAGCTGATTCATCACCGAGTGCGGATGGCGGCAACGGAAGTTTGAGCGTCGGCGACGTGATGCAGTCGAGGCGATTCGCTTTGGGCCTGGATCCGCTACAAGACTATCAGGGTCCGATATCTTCGGGCACATTGACCGGAAAGCCTATAACGGGCAGTTCAAACGGATTGCTGCCGCGGGGGATCACTCCCTATACCGTCAGTCGGATCGGTAACAAGTTGACCGTTGCCATTTCGCTTGAGGCACAAGGTGATGAGACGGGAGTCGGCTTCACACTCAACTATAATACGAGCGATCTGGCCAACCCGCAGAATATCTCACTTGGTGAAGATGCGGCGGGTGCCGTCTTGACCGCAAATACCGGACAGGCCGGCAAGGTAGGGTTGATAATTGACAAACTGCCGAGCCAGCCATTTTCTGCAGGCGGAAAATACATTGCGAAGATCGAGTTTGACGTGATCTCTGCTAATGCCACGACGATGATCAGTTTTGGCGACGATCCGGTTGCAGGCGAGATCGTAAATGGCGGGGCGTTTGCTC